In one Sander lucioperca isolate FBNREF2018 chromosome 7, SLUC_FBN_1.2, whole genome shotgun sequence genomic region, the following are encoded:
- the hsbp1b gene encoding heat shock factor-binding protein 1b: MAETDPKSVQDLTNVVQTLLQQMQDKFQTMSDQIIGRIDEMSTRIDDLEKNIADLMTQAGVEEIEAAPEKAKEGQGS; the protein is encoded by the exons ATGGCGGAGACGGATCCCAAGTCGGTGCAGGACCTTACCAATGTG GTCCAGACACTGCTGCAACAGATGCAGGACAAGTTCCAGACCATGTCAGACCAGATCATCGGGAGGA TTGATGAGATGAGCACGCGCATTGATGATTTGGAGAAAAACATCGCTGACCTGATGACCCAGGCTGGTGTTGAAGAGATTGAGGCAGCACCTGAAAAGGCTAAAGAGGGACAAGGCTCCTAA